The stretch of DNA TCTCTGAGGCCTCCCCTGCGACAACGACTTCGAGCGGTGCGTGCCACGGCAGTGCGCGCACGGCCATGCGGCCAGGAACGTCGAGAACAGGAATGGTCACGATACGTGACGCGAGGGCTGGATCAACGTCCGCGAGGTGAGCCGCGATTGTCGGATCACCGGCAACGAGCGCATCACAAAAACGGCCTGTGGTGCGAACGCGTTCGAGTGACGCCGGGCTCAGGTCATCAACACGGGCAATGACGCCGACCTCACGCGAGAGATGCGGCAGGGCCCGGGAGTGGCATTCGTCCCCGCCGGTCAAGAACAGGCACGGCGCATGTCGCTCGAGGTGTTTCACGAGCGCGCGCCAATCCGTGCGCCAGAATGCGGGGCCGCCCTGCAGATCACACACGGCGACGCCGGTGCCGAAGCGCCCGGTCTCTAGCGCGGAGCGGGCGCCTGAGGCTACAAGTACATGGCTCTGGTGATCAGCGTTCTGTAATCCACTGGCAAGCCTGCGCACCACGCGATCGGCCGCCGGGTCCGGAACCGCCGGGGCGGCGACAATCACCGGGTACGGCTGGACCAACTCCGGGCGCCATTCAGGCACGCGCAGGGCCTGCGATGGCCCCAGGGCGCTCCGATAGTCTTCGTAGTCTTCGCGGTAGGAAGGAAAGACCCCAACACCAGCTATGCCTCGAAAGTACAGGACCGGCAGCACATCGGTGTGGCCGACATGGTACGGGGGCTTCCGCAGAAGCCCCTTCGGGCGAGTGAACCCGTGTTCCGGCTCCATGATTCGGCCGAACAGGGCGGCCCACGCCGCTGTCACGTCGTCACTGACGGATTCAGCCGCCGGAATCATGACAATTCGATCGGCCAGTTCGGGATGTCGATCCGCCACACGCGCGGCGAGCGCGGGAGTGGCACACACGATGGCGTTCCAGTAGCAGCCGAGGCGGTCCACCTGATCGAGATCCAGGGGATTGTCGTCCCGGACGACGCCGACAATTCGCACGCGTTCGGACAGGTGTGCACTGACATTGGAGTGTCGCCAGTCGCCCACCGGCATATAGATGCAGGGTGCTTGCTCCTCGAGCACGCGGACGAGTGTCCCCCATCGCGTGCCCCAGCTCGCATCCTGCGCGACGGGCAACGCCACGATCGGCACGTCGGAGGCCGGCGGGTACATCGGAGGCGATCGGCCGCGACTCTGTCAGCAGCAGGCCCGCGTTGGTACCGAGTTCGCGCAGTGATCGGACAAGGCTTTCCGCGAACTCATCGTGGCCACCCACCGACCCGCGCGGCACGCCAACGATCACGTCGTACGTCGACTGCGGCACCTCACGGACGCCGCCGACTGAACCAACCTCATGCGAGGGCGATGGCGCTGACACGACGCGGGCATCGCGGGCGTGGCTGCGCGCTTCAAGTGGTCCTTCCACATCGGCCGCCAGGTTCCATCCTGGGCGACCCAGATCCGCGTGGTACAGGTGGAGGAAAGACGGGTGGATTCGCGGGATCGACTCGTGAAGCGAATATCCGGTCGTTCTGTCGAAGCACAAGTCCGGGTTGTTGTCGTCCACGATGAAGTCGAATTGCGCGGGCAGGCAGCGCTGATCCTGGAAGCCCAGGATCCAGACCGTGGCGATGAGTGTTCCCTGATCTCGTGTTTTCCAATACGGGTCTTCGAAAATCTCGAGCGTCAGGCGGTGCCAGGTGTCCATGAACGCCGCCGACTCCGGACCGAACAGGAACACGCCGCCGTTCCAGTGCATCCAGTCGTTCGGCACGTGCACCTGGAACTTCGCGGCGATGGCGTCGGCGAGGTGGCCGCACGCAAGTCCCTGATCCGTAGGACATCCGCACCGCACGGCCCACGGACTGAACGTCGCCACACGACTATCGAGGTGCGTCAGATCGCGGGCGAACGTGACGGGCCCGGATGCATGCTCGAAAATGGCATCAACTCCAGTGTCCGTCGCGATGACGTCTGCGTCGAGGTAGGCATACACGCGCCCGCCTGGCAGGATGTGATGCAGGCTCGTCTTCAGAAAGATGCTGGCCTGGTGGTGGTCGAAGCCGGATGGAGTTTCGATGTCGATCACGGTGTCGTGTTCGATCGGAATCTCATTTCTCCGGCTATCGGTCACGACGACAATGGGAGACGAAGTCCTCGGGCGCAGGCACTCGAGCGAGCGATGGAGGGTCCGCATGTGGACGGCCGCACCGCAGACGACGTAGACGAAGGCGCGGTTGTCAGCCATCTCGATGTGTCATTCTGGCGACCCCTGCCGGAATGGACCTGAGATCGTATCTGAAGAAGTTCACCAGGCCGTTCTGGAAGACCGCAAGATAGGCCACGAGCAGCACGACGTACTCGGGCCAACGCCACGACAGTCCGACGAGCATGAACAGCGGGTACCAGCCTCGGTAATACTCGCTGAGCAGTTCGTATCCGTAGAGCTTCACCGCGAGTTCAGGGGCCAGCCGCCACGGAACCCACAGTGTCGTCTGCATCACATACGTCAGTTGGAAGACCCTCCAGGCGAAAAAGGCGAGTACGCCGGCGACGTAGAAACGCAGGTCAACCCCGTAGGCGACCGTCATCACCACGAAACCGATAGCCTCGGCCGGGAGCACGATCCGGCTGAGCAGGCTGAGGGTGACGGCAGGGCCGTAGCGCGTCGCGAAGGTGGTGACCCCTGAACGCCGATCGTTGTCGGCGTCGAGATACTGGTGGTTCAGGATGCCGCGGAGCCCGGCACAGAACGACCAGGGGAGCAGCGCCGCCATCAGGAGCGGCCGCGACACGGGTTCCCCCACCATGTGACCGAACGTGGTCCAGGTGATGAGTGCCGGAACCGTGTACGCGTACAAGGCGTCAGTGATCACACCGGGAACCGCCCGCGCCTTGAACCGCAACGGCGATGCGGCGTAGACGGTGAGCAGGAGCAACTGCAGGGCAATCAGCGAGAGGTTCCAGCGGTTGGCCGGCAGGACAAGCCAGGGTAGCCACGCCACGGCCATCAGCAACGCCAGGATGGCGCCCGTCTGCCATCGCGACCGGTCCACCATGGTGTTGTGCTTGCCAACGGCGCGGTCGTGGTCAACGTCACAGAGGTCGTTGATCACATGGCCGAAACCCGCCACGCCGATGAACGTGACCATGAACGCGACGAGCATCGCCGCAGCGCGAGCCAGGGCAATCTCACCATCGCTGATGGCCAGCAGGAAAAACGCCAGGCCCAACACCGGCGGCGCCTTGTCGTTCCACCATTTCTCCGCCTTGATCAGTTTGCCGGCAGACTGCATGGGTGCCTGGACATCCAGAGGGCGAGCACGAGCAGGCTCCACGTCTGCTGGTTGTTGGATTCGACGAACGGCTGCACCCCATTAAAATCGAGGACGCCGAAGATTGACTGATTGCGGTCGCCGAGATACTCGCGCTTCATCTCGGCGAGTTCCGGACTGGCGAGCCACTCGCTCATGGGGCCCCCGAAGCCCTGCTTGGCCCGGGTGCGAATTTCTGGCGTCCACGATGACCCATACGCCTCTCGCAGCAGCAGTTTCTCGCGCGCGTCGTCCACCTTCAGATGGTCGGGAAGCGACAGACAGAAGCTGGCCACGTCCACATCAAGGAATGGCGCACGCAACTCGAGGCTGCTGGCCATCGATGCCCGGTCGGTTTTCACGAGTACGTCACCGGGAAGATAGAGTTCCATGTCGAACCGCAGCATATCGCCCACCGTCCCAGTCCGATACCGTCGATAGTCGATGAGGGAGTCTGTCTCGCCGGTGTGTCCCAGTTGCCGCTGCTGTTCCGGCGTGAAGTAGACGCGGTCGGCGTGTGCGTACCGATACACAAGCGGGCTGGTGCCGGCAGGGGCGTTGAGGAGGTGACGCGACCAGCACAGGTATCCGCCGAGCAGTTCGTCCGCGCCGTCTCCGCCAAGCGCCACGGTCACATGACGCCTCGCGAACTCACTGATGAGGAACGTCGGGATGTTGGACGAATCGCCGAACGGTTCGTCATAGATGTCCTGCATTCGCCAGAGCAGCGCCGACACGTCGACATCTTCATCGGCCAGCTCGAAGTGGTGCGTGCCGTAACGTGCCGCCATGCCGCGCGCAAACGGCAGCTCATTCTCGACGCCCTGGCGGAATCCGAACGAAAACGTCTTCAATCCCTGCGTGTGGCGGCTGGCCACGGCCGCGACGGTACTGGAATCAACACCCCCGCTCAGGAACACGCCGACAGGGACGTCGGCCACCAGTTGCTTCTGGACGGCCGCGTCGAACAATTCACGAAATCGCTCCACCGCGTCCGGCATTGTCATGCCTTCGGTCACGTCCGGCGGCTCCCAATAGCGCGCCACCTCCAGCCGGCCGTTGTGAAAACGCAGCATATGCGCGGGCGGCAGCACGTGCACGTTGGCGTAGATCGTCTGGGTCGGGTGGACGTGCAGGCGTTGAATGTAGTGACTCAAGGCCTGCCGACTGAGAACCGGCTCGACCAGGCCCGATGCGAGCAGGGCCTTGATTTCTGATGCGACAACAAACTCGCCTTGAGACCCTTGCGCGAAATACAGCGGCTTCTCGCCGAAACGATCCCGCGCACACGTGAGCGTCTGGCGAGGACCGTCCCAGAGCGCAAACGCGAACATGCCGGGCAGGTGGGAGAGAAAGCCGTCGCCGTGCTTCGCATGCAGCGCCAGAATCACTTCTGTGTCGGTGCCGGTCTTGAACGGAAAGTCGGAGAGTGCCGCCTTCAGTTGCCTGAACCCGTAGATGGCCCCGTTGAAAGTCACCCCGGTTTGGGCGTCGGCCGAGAGGATGGGTTGGTCTCCGCCGTCCACATCGACGATGCTGAGGCGGGCACTGCCCAGCACGCACCGTCCGAAATCATGGAGACCCTGGCTGTCGGGGCCCCGATGCCGAAGCGCCGAGACCATTCGGGTGACCGTGGCCGCCGATTGCCCCCACGCTTCGGGCGTCACGATCGCGACAATGCCGCACATAACAACGGATGTAAGTATAGACATCTGCGGTCCGCTGGCGGGCCCGCGAGAGCGAGGGGAATGATCGCGGTGGATCTCAATGCGATCTCCGCATGTTCAGCGGACGACCCGGAACCGTTCAAGGGCTTCGATGCAACACTTGAGGATGCCATCGCCGCCGGACGAAATCGAGCGAGCGGTTGAGCAGACCTGCAGGCAGCGCGACGGCACGCCCGAGGAACTGCCACTTCACGCGCTGCCAATCCCGCTCGCCTCGCGCGAGCGAGTGGCCCGGCTGGCGTGCGGGGCGCGGGGCATTGCGGTGCCCGAGGACGAATCAGCACTGAACGCGCTGCGGCGCTCCCTCACCTGAGCTCCGGGTGCTGGCGATAGAAACGGGCGATATCCTCTGCCGTAATCACGGGAGTGGCCTGCGAGAGGCGTCCGAGGCTGGTGCCATCTGCCGGCTCGGCACGAGGGTCGAACCGGTAGAAAAAGTCTGCAGCCACCTTGAACACCTCGATGCCGCCGTCCGGATGCGTATAGTAAAAACGCGGCTCGACTTCCCGAGGGATCGTCGAGAGCAAGACAGCCACGCGCGCGCGTGCGCCCGTACTGGGCGGCGAGTAGTGCACCAGACGACTGTTGAACAGGACAGCCTCGCCGACCTTGACCTCTGGCGCGATCAGGTAGCGGCTGACAATCACATCGCGGAGCCCCGGTCGGTGAAACAGCGGCTGGAAGGGGCCCCGGTTCTTCGGAAACAGTCGATGGCTGCCTTTCATGACCATCAAGGGGCCGTCGTTGGCCCCGACTTCTGCCAGCGGAAACCAGCAGTTCACTGAGGCAAAACGGCTCTCGTCAACAAACGAGAGGTCCTGGTGGGCGCCTTGTTCGCCGCCTGGACCTGGGAACTTAACAGCGAATGTCCCTACCAGCATCCGGTAGTCCCGCAGATACCGTGCCGGGAGGTCGCCGCAGATTCGTTGCAGCCCCTCGCCCACCGCCACACGGTGACTCACGTCGCTGCTGTGCAGACTGACATAAAATCCTGAGCCAATTCCCGAGTCCACCGTCGCGAACAACTGCCGGAGCTGTTCCAGTCGATCGGGATCGATGAACGGCACGACGACAAAACCATCGCAATCGAACTGCTGCTGTACCGCGGCATCATGGAACGCCGGCCGCACGGCCGAATCCTCCCGGGCCACCGACCGGGAGAACCGCGCCATCAGGCGAGAAGACCAATTCACGCCGCTCATGATAGCGCACCACGAACGTAGTATTCTTCGACGCAGGAGGACGGGTCATCGATGAGAAAGACGTTTCGGGATGAGGCGCTTCAGAGGAAGCTCGAACAATCCGGCTTTGTGGTGACTCCCTTCCTGGGTGGGGAACCCATGGATCGATTTGTCGAGTTGGTCAATCGACTCCTGAATGCCGGGGACCACGACAACATGTACATCGCCGCCGGCTACAAGCTGACCTTGTTCAACAAGGATCCCGAATACAAGAAATTCCTCTTTGAGGCACTTCTTCCGACCGTTCAAGCGAGGACGGATGAAATTGCGGAAGACTACGAGGTCTACTCGATCAACATTTTCAGCAAAGAGCCAGGCGACCGGTTCACCGACATGCATTGCAACGCCACCCTGATTGATGAATCAGTGGCGACTTCTGTTAGCTTCTGGATCCCTCTGGATGAGACCGACGCGTCCAACAGCACGCTTGAGGTAGTGGAAGGCAGTCACAAGCTGGTCGACCCGATGCGATCCCTGAACCACCCGAGGATTTTTGACAGCCTGAGCCAGACGATGCGGGACTTGTTTACGCCGCTTCGAGTCAGAAAGGGCGAATGTGTGGTGATTGATGACAGCCTGATCCACTGGACCAACACCAATTCGTCCGACAGAACCAGGACGGCGCTCCAGGTCGTCATGCATCCGAAGGAAATGGAGCCTCATACCTACTACTACCAGCCTGAGCTCGGGCGGATGCAGAAGTACCGGTCATCGAGGGAGTTCGTCATCAACCGCGCTCTGTTTGACAAGCCGGCCGATGAGTTCCTGATTGCCGAATTTCCTCACACCGTACCCAGCTGCTCGGAACAGGAGCTTGTCGCGGCCCTGGCTGACCGACGATCACCTTAGAGTGCCCAAGGCCGCCGTCATGCA from Acidobacteriota bacterium encodes:
- a CDS encoding UbiA family prenyltransferase, yielding MQSAGKLIKAEKWWNDKAPPVLGLAFFLLAISDGEIALARAAAMLVAFMVTFIGVAGFGHVINDLCDVDHDRAVGKHNTMVDRSRWQTGAILALLMAVAWLPWLVLPANRWNLSLIALQLLLLTVYAASPLRFKARAVPGVITDALYAYTVPALITWTTFGHMVGEPVSRPLLMAALLPWSFCAGLRGILNHQYLDADNDRRSGVTTFATRYGPAVTLSLLSRIVLPAEAIGFVVMTVAYGVDLRFYVAGVLAFFAWRVFQLTYVMQTTLWVPWRLAPELAVKLYGYELLSEYYRGWYPLFMLVGLSWRWPEYVVLLVAYLAVFQNGLVNFFRYDLRSIPAGVARMTHRDG
- a CDS encoding phytanoyl-CoA dioxygenase family protein encodes the protein MNWSSRLMARFSRSVAREDSAVRPAFHDAAVQQQFDCDGFVVVPFIDPDRLEQLRQLFATVDSGIGSGFYVSLHSSDVSHRVAVGEGLQRICGDLPARYLRDYRMLVGTFAVKFPGPGGEQGAHQDLSFVDESRFASVNCWFPLAEVGANDGPLMVMKGSHRLFPKNRGPFQPLFHRPGLRDVIVSRYLIAPEVKVGEAVLFNSRLVHYSPPSTGARARVAVLLSTIPREVEPRFYYTHPDGGIEVFKVAADFFYRFDPRAEPADGTSLGRLSQATPVITAEDIARFYRQHPELR
- a CDS encoding phytanoyl-CoA dioxygenase family protein, encoding MRKTFRDEALQRKLEQSGFVVTPFLGGEPMDRFVELVNRLLNAGDHDNMYIAAGYKLTLFNKDPEYKKFLFEALLPTVQARTDEIAEDYEVYSINIFSKEPGDRFTDMHCNATLIDESVATSVSFWIPLDETDASNSTLEVVEGSHKLVDPMRSLNHPRIFDSLSQTMRDLFTPLRVRKGECVVIDDSLIHWTNTNSSDRTRTALQVVMHPKEMEPHTYYYQPELGRMQKYRSSREFVINRALFDKPADEFLIAEFPHTVPSCSEQELVAALADRRSP
- the asnB gene encoding asparagine synthase (glutamine-hydrolyzing), encoding MCGIVAIVTPEAWGQSAATVTRMVSALRHRGPDSQGLHDFGRCVLGSARLSIVDVDGGDQPILSADAQTGVTFNGAIYGFRQLKAALSDFPFKTGTDTEVILALHAKHGDGFLSHLPGMFAFALWDGPRQTLTCARDRFGEKPLYFAQGSQGEFVVASEIKALLASGLVEPVLSRQALSHYIQRLHVHPTQTIYANVHVLPPAHMLRFHNGRLEVARYWEPPDVTEGMTMPDAVERFRELFDAAVQKQLVADVPVGVFLSGGVDSSTVAAVASRHTQGLKTFSFGFRQGVENELPFARGMAARYGTHHFELADEDVDVSALLWRMQDIYDEPFGDSSNIPTFLISEFARRHVTVALGGDGADELLGGYLCWSRHLLNAPAGTSPLVYRYAHADRVYFTPEQQRQLGHTGETDSLIDYRRYRTGTVGDMLRFDMELYLPGDVLVKTDRASMASSLELRAPFLDVDVASFCLSLPDHLKVDDAREKLLLREAYGSSWTPEIRTRAKQGFGGPMSEWLASPELAEMKREYLGDRNQSIFGVLDFNGVQPFVESNNQQTWSLLVLALWMSRHPCSLPAN